The Arachis ipaensis cultivar K30076 chromosome B07, Araip1.1, whole genome shotgun sequence genome includes a window with the following:
- the LOC107606554 gene encoding pre-mRNA-splicing factor 38B-like yields the protein MDFVLVQAGTGSEVAPPALGGGAVATESRRQQRSPPRDATQTHERRPFGGTGDNHARIMQELRHRMQDLERRLAERERDQRSPERSPTRSCSRSRSRRTPSPQHESESTEERVRPRRRSRDPIIYAQHERRRASNRGDEEAHRENNESRRNARGPVIIGATPFHRSVLEVRLPKHFDKPTDMKYDGTQDPLEHLTAFEARMNLEGVGDEGRQTRRLLPPYKGTKETQPGQRQRGQTPTNKTTTGARGRRSRSHGGKRGDGQEYRPEVEIGAEERCQGLSGLHPTC from the exons ATGGACTTCGTGCTGGTCCAGGCTGGGACAGGTTCTGAGGTAGCGCCTCCCGCGCTCGGGGGAGGCGCCGTCGCGACGGAATCCCGGCGACAGCAACGGTCGCCCCCGAGGGATGCAACGCAGACTCACGAAagacgccccttcggggggaCGGGTGATAACCATGCCAGAATAATGCAGGAACTACGCCACAGAATGCAGGACTTAGAGCGCAGGCTAGCAGAAAGAGAGCGCGACCAACGCTCCCCAGAGCGGAGCCCCACCCGTTCCTGCTCAAGGAGCCGCTCGAGGCGCACGCCGAGCCCCCAACACGAGTCGGAGAGCACTGAGGAACGGGTACGCCCCAGAAGAAGAAGTCGCGACCCCATTATCTACGCCCAACACGAAAGGCGGCGCGCGTCCAACAGAGGCGACGAGGAAGCCCACCGCGAGAACAATGAGTCGAGAAGAAATGCCCGAGGACCCGTCATAATAGGAGCGACCCCTTTCCACCGCTCTGTACTCGAGGTCCGACTACCAAAACACTTCGACAAGCCGACAGACATGAAGTATGACGGAACGCAAGACCCCCTGGAACActtgacggcctttgaggccaggatgaacctagaaggggtGGGAGATGAG GGACGGCAAACTCgccgacttctcccaccttataAGGGAACCAAGGAGACGCAACCGGGACAACGACAACGAGGACAAACCCCGACCAACAAGACGACGACAGGAGCCAGAGGGAGACGATCACGGTCTCACGGTGGTAAACGTGGTGACGGCCAGGAATACCGCCCCGAGGTCGAAATCGGCGCAGAAGAAAGATGCCAAGGTCTTAGCGGTCTCCACCCCACCTGTTAG
- the LOC110264777 gene encoding cytochrome b561 and DOMON domain-containing protein At5g35735-like, translating into MGKYLANLFGEKEKKQKRKNIAVIKLFVNHVWQVGDDVNGDQPLQHRVTLQNVDSTETINITSPDGQSYGQNWSFLRSSGAWSSKHHRVGNTTTNWSNNSSVGLLVLVLEDLQSITPSTLIEPLAFSFSHLAQSKSLSFRLKPKITDDYRKYWNMYHHFLGYGLLAIIVINIFKGISMLKGGVGWKWAYIGIIAFLGAIILTFEIVTWLRFMLKLPAISIPPKENKTNNNPTQNKH; encoded by the exons ATGGGGAAGTATCTTGCAAATCTCTttggagaaaaagagaaaaagcaaaaaCGAAAGAACATAGCTGTTATAAAACTCTTTGTTAACCATGTGTGGCAAGTTGGAGATGATGTTAATGGTGACCAACCATTGCAGCACAGAGTCACCCTTCAGAATGTGGATAGCACTGAGACAATTAACATCACTTCTCCCGATGGCCAAAGCTATGGTCAGAACTGGAGTTTTCTTAGATCA TCAGGTGCATGGAGTTCTAAACATCATAGGGTGGGGAACACTACTACCAATTGGAGTAATAATAGCTCG GTTGGGCTATTGGTCTTAGTCTTGGAAGATCTTCAGAGTATTACACCTTCCACACTCATCGAACCTTTGGCATTCTCATTTTCACATTTAGCACAATCCAA ATCGTTGTCATTTCGGTTAAAGCCGAAGATTACTGATGATTATAGAAAATACTGGAATATGTACCATCATTTTCTTGGCTATGGACTACTTGCAATCATAGTCATAAACATATTCAAAGGGATTTCAATGTTGAAAGGAGGAGTTGGATGGAAATGGGCATACATTGGAATCATTGCGTTTTTGGGTGCCATTATACTCACTTTTGAGATTGTCACATGGCTACGTTTCATGTTGAAGCTACCAGCAATCTCAATTCCACCAAAAGAAAACAAGACTAATAATAATCCCACACAAAACAAACATTAG